One genomic region from uncultured Subdoligranulum sp. encodes:
- a CDS encoding DUF3048 domain-containing protein yields MKRKLLFVLAVLSLCVVLAACKKQQTDSLSTPAEPEVTATPEPSLEPYKANVLTGEPQDADYKNQRITAVMVNNIVAARPQRGLSKADILFEIKVEGGITRFMPVFTDYQDIGEIGPVRSGRDQFFRLILPWQALYIHEGQSVVMQQYAIDYSYGNLNNNDGANGYRDYGRVNWAGASYNNGNLALEHTMYTNSENIQKYIDDNSVDMNRTYNSTFFNFVDYRLGQTRDLSNSVDSAYSDKYGPVVGDGEYIEIEHSPSYKTRFIYDSASNTYKMQQNYSDGQWRDTVDEAADNTVLSFPNVIVLYTDIHTYPGHEAKDLQYAEYAWGGVGYYCYGGKCEKIYWQKGTPLEALRLYYLTEDGQCSDTPVEINIGKSYVAVTDVDYAENFVHSTLDGVDLSSTTTVTYESSYVEDDAEEGETLGMSTDDLTNSATGSGEADTTAEAPAEEAPADSAAEAPAEEAPADSATEAPAEEAPAAEDPEAVG; encoded by the coding sequence ATGAAACGTAAGCTACTGTTCGTCCTGGCCGTGCTGTCGCTCTGCGTGGTGCTGGCGGCCTGCAAGAAACAGCAGACCGACTCGCTGAGCACCCCCGCGGAGCCGGAAGTCACCGCCACGCCGGAACCCTCGCTGGAGCCCTACAAGGCCAACGTGCTCACCGGCGAGCCCCAGGACGCGGATTACAAGAACCAGCGCATCACCGCCGTCATGGTGAACAACATTGTGGCGGCCCGTCCCCAGCGCGGCCTGTCCAAGGCGGACATTCTGTTTGAGATCAAGGTGGAGGGCGGCATCACCCGTTTCATGCCGGTCTTCACCGATTACCAGGACATCGGCGAGATCGGCCCGGTCCGTTCCGGCCGTGACCAGTTCTTCCGCCTGATCCTGCCCTGGCAGGCCCTCTACATCCACGAGGGCCAGTCGGTGGTCATGCAGCAGTATGCCATCGACTACAGCTACGGCAACCTGAACAACAACGACGGTGCCAACGGCTACCGCGACTACGGCCGCGTGAACTGGGCCGGCGCCTCCTACAACAACGGCAACCTGGCGCTGGAGCACACGATGTACACCAACTCGGAGAACATCCAGAAGTACATCGACGACAACAGCGTGGATATGAACCGCACCTACAACTCCACCTTCTTCAACTTCGTGGATTACCGTCTGGGCCAGACCCGCGACCTGTCCAACAGCGTGGACAGCGCCTACAGCGACAAGTACGGCCCGGTGGTGGGCGACGGCGAGTATATCGAGATCGAGCACAGCCCCTCCTACAAGACCCGCTTCATCTATGACAGTGCCTCCAACACCTACAAGATGCAGCAGAACTACTCGGACGGCCAGTGGCGCGACACCGTGGACGAAGCGGCGGACAACACCGTGCTGAGCTTCCCCAACGTCATCGTGCTCTACACCGACATCCACACCTATCCCGGCCATGAGGCCAAGGACCTGCAGTACGCCGAGTACGCCTGGGGCGGCGTGGGCTACTACTGCTACGGCGGCAAGTGCGAGAAAATCTACTGGCAGAAGGGCACCCCGCTGGAGGCCCTGCGGCTGTACTACCTGACCGAGGACGGCCAGTGCAGCGACACGCCGGTGGAGATCAACATCGGCAAGAGCTACGTGGCGGTGACCGACGTGGACTACGCCGAGAACTTTGTGCACAGCACGCTGGACGGCGTGGATCTGTCCAGTACCACCACCGTGACCTATGAGAGCAGCTATGTGGAGGACGACGCCGAGGAAGGCGAGACCCTGGGCATGAGCACCGACGATCTGACCAACAGCGCCACCGGCAGCGGCGAGGCGGACACCACCGCCGAAGCCCCGGCGGAGGAAGCTCCTGCGGACAGCGCCGCCGAAGCCCCGGCGGAGGAAGCTCCTGCGGACAGCGCCACCGAGGCGCCGGCCGAGGAAGCCCCGGCTGCGGAGGATCCCGAAGCGGTGGGCTGA
- a CDS encoding DUF3048 C-terminal domain-containing protein has product MKRTIPAVGMTAALLASLLFSGCSFPGGTASSQAPATQETAAPSAEPTPAAEPVPNPLTGVADADYTNRRPVAVTLRTLEGAAPQWGLSSADVLVEGVSEGTTASLMALYSSVDNISKAGPVGPGRDLLLQMALPLNALPVHIDKNIYASNLLNTLTYQDLDGYHIGKAAFAFDQDRQNAGYREENCWYTTGELIQNGLNTYGTSLEGANTPLFVFGERPAVEESARNATALTIAFSPDDSEQLNYAADTGLYVKTNADGSPTVDADNGQQVAFTNVLVLYASSGIKDDGYTRDYDLTGGTGLYLTGGAWEQIQWTKEDATGPLQLTAADGSPLVVSPGKSFIAIWGGYYGQSLTLTGADGTAQTLPEKPALLESGVSDEAAAAAQAEFDAKQKIIDAQAAVDEANAQLTDAQTALEEAQAALEEDSENADLIAKRDEAQALVDSLNQTIADNQAILDAAGVSATPTPAPEEATSSSESGE; this is encoded by the coding sequence ATGAAACGAACCATCCCGGCCGTCGGCATGACGGCGGCCCTGCTGGCGTCGCTGCTGTTCAGCGGCTGCAGCTTCCCGGGGGGCACGGCGTCGTCCCAGGCGCCCGCCACCCAGGAGACAGCGGCTCCCAGCGCCGAGCCCACCCCCGCGGCGGAGCCGGTGCCCAACCCGCTCACCGGCGTGGCGGATGCCGACTACACCAACCGGCGCCCGGTGGCGGTGACGCTGCGCACGCTGGAGGGCGCCGCCCCCCAGTGGGGGCTGTCCAGCGCCGACGTGCTGGTGGAGGGAGTCAGCGAAGGCACCACCGCCAGCCTGATGGCCCTCTATTCCAGTGTGGACAACATCTCCAAGGCGGGGCCGGTGGGCCCGGGGCGGGACCTGCTGCTCCAGATGGCGCTGCCCCTCAACGCCCTGCCGGTGCACATCGACAAGAACATCTACGCCTCCAACCTGCTCAACACCCTGACCTACCAGGACCTGGACGGCTACCACATCGGCAAGGCGGCCTTCGCCTTTGACCAGGACCGCCAGAACGCCGGCTACCGGGAGGAAAACTGCTGGTACACCACCGGCGAACTCATCCAAAACGGCCTGAACACCTACGGCACCTCGCTGGAGGGGGCCAACACGCCCCTCTTCGTCTTCGGGGAGCGCCCGGCGGTGGAGGAGAGCGCCCGCAACGCCACGGCGCTGACCATCGCCTTCTCCCCCGACGACAGCGAACAGCTGAACTACGCGGCGGACACCGGCCTTTACGTCAAGACCAACGCCGACGGCTCCCCCACGGTGGACGCCGACAACGGCCAGCAGGTGGCCTTCACCAACGTGCTGGTGCTCTACGCCTCCAGCGGCATCAAGGATGACGGCTACACCCGGGACTACGACCTGACGGGCGGCACCGGCCTCTACCTGACGGGCGGCGCCTGGGAGCAGATCCAGTGGACCAAGGAGGACGCCACCGGCCCGCTGCAGCTGACGGCGGCGGACGGCAGTCCGCTGGTGGTCAGCCCCGGCAAGAGTTTCATCGCCATCTGGGGCGGCTACTACGGCCAGAGCCTGACCCTCACCGGCGCCGACGGCACGGCCCAGACCCTGCCCGAGAAGCCCGCCCTGCTGGAGAGCGGCGTCAGCGACGAGGCCGCTGCGGCGGCCCAGGCGGAGTTTGACGCCAAACAGAAGATCATCGACGCCCAGGCGGCGGTGGATGAGGCCAACGCCCAGCTGACCGACGCCCAGACCGCCCTGGAGGAAGCCCAGGCGGCCCTGGAGGAGGACAGCGAGAACGCCGACCTCATCGCCAAGCGGGACGAGGCCCAGGCCCTGGTGGACAGCCTGAACCAGACCATCGCCGACAACCAGGCCATCCTGGACGCGGCGGGGGTCTCCGCCACGCCCACCCCGGCCCCCGAGGAAGCCACTTCCTCCTCGGAATCCGGCGAATAA
- a CDS encoding histidine phosphatase family protein produces the protein MKYYKLHLIRHGLTAGNLQGLYIGSGTDLPLCDEGRAQLEELKHRFTYPDVPLVFTSPMLRATQTAELLFPGVRQIELQDLREMAFGKFEGKPLQQLVKDPEFAQWMDPKSRAVPQGAEDRQAFFNRTSGMLMKMFEYMLRTHTQEAACVTHGGVIMNMLAQHALPFRKPEEWMTDPGAGYSVRLDAEMWMRDHLAEAYDVVPSGYLDDMEQE, from the coding sequence GTGAAATATTACAAACTGCATCTGATCCGCCACGGCCTGACGGCCGGCAACCTGCAGGGGCTGTACATAGGCAGCGGCACCGACCTGCCGCTGTGTGACGAGGGCCGCGCCCAGCTGGAGGAACTGAAGCACCGCTTCACCTATCCCGACGTGCCGCTGGTCTTCACCAGTCCCATGCTGCGGGCCACCCAGACGGCGGAGCTGCTCTTTCCCGGGGTGCGGCAGATCGAGCTGCAGGACCTGCGGGAGATGGCCTTCGGCAAGTTTGAGGGGAAACCCCTGCAGCAGCTGGTGAAGGACCCCGAGTTCGCCCAGTGGATGGACCCCAAGAGCCGGGCGGTGCCCCAGGGTGCCGAGGACCGGCAGGCCTTTTTCAACCGCACTTCGGGGATGCTCATGAAGATGTTCGAGTACATGCTGCGCACCCACACCCAGGAGGCCGCCTGCGTGACCCACGGCGGCGTCATCATGAACATGCTGGCCCAGCACGCCCTGCCCTTCCGCAAGCCGGAGGAGTGGATGACCGACCCCGGTGCCGGCTACAGCGTGCGGCTGGACGCCGAGATGTGGATGCGGGACCATCTGGCCGAGGCCTACGACGTGGTGCCGTCGGGCTATCTGGACGATATGGAACAGGAATAA
- a CDS encoding helix-turn-helix domain-containing protein has product MAMEFSRILTLLRKERGITQKQAAQDLGISQAQLSHYEKGIRECGLAFVVQVADYYGVSCDYLLGRSAERSGQTIRVEDLPDANAATSGSVYRGSVLPTMYKKLIENSLDILYDKLQESGDKELVTAISRYLMLAVYKVFRQLYDACPRNVKGMFRIGGARWQASADAAMRLTEADLTEVLTGEDGTRDSKDPATMALTTERLTHDYPRHATSLLNLVKNAEESMRGLHSAE; this is encoded by the coding sequence ATGGCCATGGAGTTCAGCCGGATCCTTACGCTGCTGCGCAAGGAGCGGGGTATCACACAAAAACAGGCGGCACAGGACCTGGGCATCAGCCAGGCCCAGCTTTCCCATTACGAGAAGGGCATCCGGGAATGCGGACTGGCCTTTGTGGTGCAGGTGGCGGATTATTACGGCGTCAGCTGCGATTATCTGCTGGGCCGCAGCGCCGAGCGCAGCGGGCAGACCATCCGGGTGGAGGACCTGCCCGACGCCAACGCCGCCACCAGCGGCAGCGTCTACCGGGGCAGCGTGCTGCCCACCATGTACAAAAAGCTCATCGAGAATTCCCTGGACATCCTCTACGACAAACTCCAGGAGAGCGGCGACAAGGAGCTGGTGACGGCCATCAGCCGTTACCTGATGCTGGCAGTCTACAAGGTGTTCCGCCAGCTGTACGATGCCTGTCCCCGCAATGTGAAGGGGATGTTCCGCATCGGCGGGGCCCGGTGGCAGGCCAGCGCCGACGCCGCCATGCGGCTCACCGAGGCGGACCTGACCGAGGTGCTCACCGGGGAGGACGGCACCCGGGACAGCAAGGACCCCGCCACCATGGCGCTGACCACCGAGCGGCTGACCCACGACTATCCCCGCCACGCCACCAGCCTGCTGAACCTGGTGAAAAACGCCGAGGAATCCATGCGCGGCCTGCACAGCGCCGAATAA
- a CDS encoding AbrB/MazE/SpoVT family DNA-binding domain-containing protein: MISTGIVRHIDSLGRVVLPKELRRTFGITADTPLEILTEGDAILLRKYRPADACALCGEVVPGSVQLHGKYVCPACRKALTGK, from the coding sequence ATGATTTCCACTGGGATCGTCCGTCATATCGATTCCCTGGGCCGGGTGGTCCTGCCCAAGGAGCTGCGCCGTACCTTCGGCATTACCGCCGATACGCCGCTGGAGATCCTCACCGAGGGGGATGCCATTCTGCTGCGCAAATACCGGCCGGCCGACGCCTGCGCCCTCTGCGGCGAGGTGGTGCCGGGATCCGTCCAGCTCCACGGAAAATATGTCTGTCCGGCCTGCCGCAAGGCCCTGACCGGCAAATAA
- a CDS encoding N-acetylmuramoyl-L-alanine amidase, whose translation MAKGRVVLYEQPRTPARPVYTGRARRRRRRRGVRRLLFALAALVVASAVGYVLWYTHPARQSALEDPERSQVEGELTADGGSTGAAATAVTGDGAIVVAIDPGHGGVNPNIGAEDYGSEANGLRESEVTLATARALYDLLAADDRFAPVLTADGSQYLKPSERGAAAQAAGAQLLLSIHLNYDSGSSTSGFECYAAPPNLSTNGDSVRFGQLLADSFSEMGLRLRGTNGVRYLYYDQNDNKQIYESTDTTVRWDPTFTVLSSCGCPAILCEEGFITSPSDMALLSGDGGCQAAAQRYYDCICAYFSLN comes from the coding sequence ATGGCAAAAGGACGTGTCGTACTGTATGAGCAACCCCGCACCCCCGCCCGGCCGGTCTACACCGGCCGGGCACGGCGGCGCCGCCGGCGCCGGGGTGTGCGGCGGCTGCTCTTTGCCCTGGCGGCGCTGGTGGTGGCGTCCGCCGTGGGCTATGTGCTGTGGTACACCCACCCGGCCCGTCAGAGCGCCCTGGAGGACCCCGAGCGCAGCCAGGTGGAAGGGGAACTCACCGCCGACGGCGGCAGCACCGGCGCCGCGGCGACCGCCGTAACCGGCGACGGGGCCATCGTAGTGGCCATCGATCCGGGCCACGGCGGGGTGAATCCCAACATCGGCGCCGAGGACTACGGCAGCGAGGCGAACGGCCTGCGGGAGAGCGAGGTCACCCTGGCCACCGCCCGGGCGCTCTACGACCTGCTGGCGGCGGACGACCGGTTTGCCCCGGTGCTCACGGCGGACGGCAGCCAGTACCTGAAACCCAGCGAGCGGGGCGCCGCGGCCCAGGCGGCGGGGGCACAGCTGCTGCTCTCCATCCACCTGAACTACGACAGCGGCAGTTCCACCAGCGGCTTTGAGTGCTACGCCGCCCCGCCCAACCTTTCCACCAACGGCGACAGCGTCCGGTTCGGCCAGCTGCTGGCGGATTCCTTCAGCGAGATGGGGCTGCGGCTGCGGGGCACCAACGGCGTGCGCTACTTATATTATGATCAGAACGACAACAAGCAGATTTACGAATCCACCGACACCACCGTCCGCTGGGACCCCACCTTCACGGTGCTGTCCTCCTGCGGGTGCCCGGCGATACTCTGCGAGGAAGGCTTCATCACCAGCCCCTCCGACATGGCCCTGCTCTCCGGCGACGGGGGCTGCCAGGCGGCGGCCCAGCGGTACTACGACTGCATCTGCGCCTACTTTTCCCTGAACTGA
- a CDS encoding SpoIIE family protein phosphatase yields the protein MAVFTNTNQKVHTPPLRLEALLPAGARWSALAWQGAAAVTGAVLGAGQIYGGAAPFGLALVIGCPPAYLLASGVGALAGSLLFQPVAMGLKLAGALAAAVAGRWLSGGNSRTAAWAGGLTLLAIQALGIFLAGGILDPGQTVATGCTALLAAGIGWAFLRFPVQQPGGACLWLAVGTACLQRCTLGPLAPGLALAAAAGLCAAIAGTLEQTAVLSIALAAALTAASPQLCYAALSVALGSLGAACLFPGERWRCAGVFVAGCTVGALAAPDAAGVLPLAAGGGVGLCAAVALPGEWLRTIFPPPAPPVQSQGLTGAARRLANVADTLSDIADTVNAVCARQMPPKGENFDFVVEHIARTTCQTCTRRNRCWVRGYATAMDGLYQLKPTLESTGHVEVEDLPGQLSVCIHPGDLCTAANHGYRLWRSRRQTRARATMLRTALTEQYSALAGALAQLAGRLGQAGLPDPRREARVVQLFGELGLDALECSVSSDLAGRLSVSVTIARTRFAEEEVTALTGEVSRICRRDLDIPEITHCRTVTMLHFGERPVFRAEFGAAAHPAKGQTVSGDALEQFCDTSGRAQMLLCDGMGTGRPAAVDGQMAARLTSQLLRAGFAAESAARLVNVALGLKSAEQESGATLDLLTVDLYTGRAGLFKAGAAPSFLVRGGVPHMLEGASLPMGVMDSLVGRSTTFGLDAGDWVVLVSDGVLTDGTQWLLEQLQLSAKLGHTPQQAAQTLADAAVRRAGEKQDDITVAVVRLAQP from the coding sequence ATGGCTGTCTTTACCAATACCAACCAGAAGGTACATACTCCGCCGCTCCGGCTGGAGGCGCTGCTGCCCGCGGGGGCGCGGTGGTCAGCACTGGCCTGGCAGGGGGCCGCGGCTGTCACGGGGGCGGTGCTGGGCGCCGGACAGATCTACGGCGGCGCCGCGCCCTTCGGGCTGGCGCTGGTCATCGGGTGTCCGCCGGCCTATCTGCTGGCTTCCGGCGTGGGGGCGCTGGCGGGGAGTCTGCTCTTTCAGCCGGTGGCCATGGGGCTCAAACTGGCGGGGGCGCTGGCGGCTGCCGTGGCGGGGCGGTGGCTCAGCGGCGGCAATTCCCGCACGGCGGCCTGGGCCGGGGGCCTTACGCTGCTGGCCATCCAGGCCCTGGGCATTTTTCTGGCGGGGGGCATCCTGGACCCTGGCCAGACCGTCGCCACGGGATGCACGGCCCTGCTGGCGGCGGGAATCGGCTGGGCGTTTCTCCGTTTTCCGGTACAGCAGCCGGGCGGGGCCTGCCTCTGGCTGGCGGTGGGGACGGCCTGCCTCCAGCGCTGTACCCTCGGACCGCTGGCTCCGGGCCTGGCACTGGCGGCCGCGGCGGGGCTCTGCGCGGCCATCGCCGGGACGCTGGAACAGACGGCGGTACTCAGCATCGCCCTGGCGGCCGCCCTGACGGCGGCCAGTCCCCAGCTGTGCTATGCGGCCCTCAGCGTGGCGCTGGGCAGCCTGGGGGCAGCCTGTCTGTTCCCCGGCGAGCGGTGGCGCTGCGCGGGGGTCTTTGTGGCGGGCTGCACGGTGGGGGCGCTGGCCGCCCCCGACGCCGCCGGCGTGCTGCCGCTGGCTGCCGGGGGCGGGGTGGGCCTCTGCGCGGCGGTGGCCCTGCCGGGGGAGTGGCTGCGCACGATTTTTCCGCCCCCCGCGCCGCCGGTGCAGTCCCAGGGCCTTACCGGGGCCGCCCGCCGCCTGGCCAACGTGGCCGATACCTTGAGCGACATCGCCGACACCGTCAACGCGGTGTGTGCCCGGCAGATGCCGCCCAAGGGGGAAAACTTCGATTTCGTGGTGGAGCACATCGCCCGCACCACCTGCCAGACCTGCACCCGGCGCAACCGCTGCTGGGTGCGGGGGTATGCCACGGCGATGGACGGGCTGTATCAGCTCAAGCCCACCCTGGAGAGCACCGGCCATGTGGAGGTGGAGGACCTGCCGGGACAGCTCTCGGTCTGTATTCATCCGGGGGACCTGTGCACGGCGGCCAACCACGGCTACCGGCTGTGGCGCAGCCGCCGCCAGACCCGGGCCCGGGCCACCATGCTGCGCACAGCCCTCACCGAGCAGTACAGCGCGCTGGCGGGGGCGCTGGCCCAGCTGGCGGGCAGACTGGGCCAGGCGGGACTGCCCGACCCCCGGCGGGAGGCCCGGGTGGTGCAGCTCTTCGGGGAGCTGGGGCTGGACGCCCTGGAGTGCAGCGTGAGTTCTGATCTGGCGGGACGGCTGTCGGTGTCGGTGACCATCGCCCGCACCCGCTTTGCCGAGGAGGAGGTGACAGCCCTTACCGGGGAGGTGAGCCGCATCTGCCGCCGGGACCTGGATATCCCTGAAATCACCCATTGCCGCACCGTGACGATGCTGCATTTCGGCGAGCGCCCGGTGTTCCGGGCGGAGTTCGGTGCAGCGGCCCACCCGGCCAAAGGACAGACGGTGAGCGGCGATGCGCTGGAACAGTTCTGCGACACCAGCGGCCGGGCCCAGATGCTGCTCTGTGACGGGATGGGCACCGGGCGTCCGGCGGCGGTGGACGGCCAGATGGCGGCCCGGCTGACCAGCCAGCTGCTGCGGGCGGGCTTTGCGGCGGAGAGCGCCGCACGGCTTGTCAATGTGGCGCTGGGGCTCAAGAGCGCCGAGCAGGAATCCGGCGCCACGCTGGACCTGCTGACGGTGGACCTTTACACCGGCCGGGCGGGGCTGTTCAAGGCGGGGGCGGCGCCCAGTTTTCTTGTGCGGGGCGGGGTGCCCCATATGCTGGAGGGGGCCAGCCTGCCCATGGGGGTGATGGACAGCCTGGTGGGGCGTTCCACCACCTTCGGGCTGGACGCAGGGGACTGGGTGGTGCTGGTCAGCGACGGGGTGCTCACCGACGGCACCCAGTGGCTGCTGGAACAGCTGCAGCTCAGCGCGAAGCTGGGGCACACGCCCCAGCAGGCCGCCCAGACGCTGGCCGACGCGGCGGTGCGCCGTGCGGGGGAAAAGCAGGACGACATCACGGTGGCGGTGGTGCGGCTGGCACAGCCGTGA
- a CDS encoding elongation factor G: MDYASKDIRNILVAGHAGCGKTTLVEALLYLSGATERMGRVEDGTTASDFDPEEARRKASLNSSVIPVEYEGIKYNLIDTPGLFDFETGAAEGVMAAESVLICVSGRSGVSVGAEKAYRLACKQNKARMIFVTKADLENADYFKILEQMKIEFGPSVCPCVVPVRLDDGTVAYINLFSQKAFKYEGGKQIQIDLPDIGHRFEGLIQAMSEAIAETDEALMEKFFEGEPFTTEEIVQGMAAGVRTGQITPVFCGSAVNNQALDMLLYNMNVLLPGADTAAAVGETKDGEPVEVTADPDAPVCAYVFKTVADPFVGKLSFIKVLSGKLTATSNVVNARTGQPERLGKTLTVCGKKQTDTAAIGTGDIGAVAKLATAKTGDTLCDPARVVALPAPSYPIASYRMAVKVAKKGDEGKVSGALTRLMEEDPAITFQVDPETKQQIIGGLGTQHLEVAVAKLKNKFGVEITLETPRVPYRESIRKSCKAQGRHKKQTGGHGQFGDVWIQFEPIEGEDIEFAENVFGGSVPKNYFPAVEKGVRQAAEHGVLAGYPMVGMKATLLDGSYHPVDSSEMAFIMAAKLAYKAAIPEAGPVLLEPIGALKAHVPADNTGDIMGEVTKRRGRVLGMNPDEDGMQVVEAEVPMAEMQDFTTFLRQLTQGRGWFTFDFVRYEVLPQMLEAKVIAQAKELGNLSDDE; encoded by the coding sequence ATGGACTATGCAAGCAAAGACATCCGCAACATTCTGGTAGCCGGGCATGCCGGCTGCGGCAAGACGACGCTGGTCGAGGCGCTGCTGTATCTGAGCGGTGCCACCGAGCGCATGGGCCGTGTGGAGGACGGCACCACCGCCAGCGATTTTGATCCCGAGGAAGCGCGCCGCAAAGCCTCGCTGAATTCCAGCGTGATCCCGGTGGAGTATGAGGGCATCAAGTACAACCTGATCGACACCCCGGGTCTTTTCGACTTTGAGACGGGCGCGGCCGAGGGCGTCATGGCGGCCGAGAGCGTGCTGATCTGCGTGTCGGGCCGGTCGGGCGTCAGCGTGGGCGCCGAGAAAGCCTATCGTCTGGCCTGCAAGCAGAACAAGGCGCGGATGATCTTTGTGACCAAGGCGGACCTGGAAAACGCCGATTACTTCAAGATCCTCGAACAGATGAAGATCGAATTCGGACCCAGTGTCTGTCCCTGCGTGGTGCCTGTGCGTCTGGACGACGGCACCGTGGCGTACATCAACCTGTTCAGTCAGAAAGCATTCAAGTACGAAGGCGGCAAGCAGATCCAGATCGACCTGCCGGACATCGGCCACCGTTTTGAGGGCCTGATCCAGGCCATGAGTGAGGCCATCGCCGAGACCGACGAGGCCCTGATGGAAAAATTCTTTGAAGGGGAGCCCTTCACCACGGAGGAGATCGTCCAGGGCATGGCGGCCGGTGTGCGTACCGGCCAGATCACGCCGGTGTTCTGCGGCAGTGCCGTGAACAACCAGGCGCTGGATATGCTGCTGTACAACATGAACGTATTGCTGCCCGGAGCGGACACCGCCGCGGCGGTGGGCGAGACGAAGGACGGCGAGCCGGTGGAAGTCACCGCCGACCCGGATGCCCCGGTCTGCGCCTACGTCTTCAAGACGGTAGCGGATCCGTTTGTGGGCAAGCTGAGCTTTATCAAGGTACTGTCCGGCAAGCTGACGGCCACCAGCAATGTGGTGAACGCCCGCACCGGCCAGCCCGAGCGTCTGGGCAAGACGCTGACGGTCTGCGGCAAGAAGCAGACCGATACGGCGGCCATCGGCACCGGCGATATCGGCGCGGTGGCCAAGCTGGCCACGGCCAAGACCGGCGACACGCTGTGTGACCCCGCCCGTGTGGTGGCGCTGCCGGCGCCCAGCTATCCCATTGCCAGCTACCGCATGGCGGTGAAGGTGGCCAAGAAGGGCGACGAGGGCAAGGTGTCCGGTGCGCTGACCCGCCTGATGGAGGAGGACCCGGCCATCACCTTCCAGGTGGACCCCGAGACCAAACAGCAGATCATCGGCGGCCTGGGCACCCAGCATCTGGAAGTGGCGGTTGCCAAGCTGAAGAACAAGTTCGGCGTGGAGATCACGCTGGAAACCCCGCGGGTACCCTACCGCGAATCCATCCGCAAGAGCTGCAAGGCCCAGGGCCGGCACAAGAAGCAGACCGGCGGTCACGGCCAGTTCGGCGATGTGTGGATCCAGTTCGAGCCCATCGAGGGGGAGGATATCGAGTTTGCCGAGAACGTCTTCGGCGGCAGTGTGCCCAAGAACTACTTCCCCGCCGTGGAAAAGGGTGTCCGTCAGGCCGCCGAGCACGGCGTGCTGGCGGGATATCCCATGGTGGGCATGAAAGCCACCCTGCTGGACGGCAGCTATCATCCGGTGGACTCCAGTGAAATGGCGTTCATCATGGCGGCCAAGCTGGCCTACAAGGCGGCCATCCCCGAGGCGGGACCCGTGCTGCTGGAACCCATCGGCGCCCTGAAGGCGCATGTGCCGGCGGACAATACCGGCGATATCATGGGTGAGGTCACCAAGCGGCGCGGCCGCGTGCTGGGCATGAATCCCGACGAGGACGGCATGCAGGTGGTGGAAGCGGAAGTGCCCATGGCGGAAATGCAGGATTTCACCACCTTCCTGCGGCAGCTGACCCAGGGCCGCGGTTGGTTTACCTTCGATTTCGTCCGGTATGAGGTCCTGCCCCAGATGCTGGAAGCCAAGGTCATCGCCCAGGCCAAGGAACTGGGCAACCTGTCCGACGACGAGTGA